The Nitrospira sp. sequence GTAGAATCTTTCCGTCAGGTTCTCTTTCAACCACTGGAGGCCCTATGCTCGCCACGCGGATCAAGCAGAAAGAGGGCACGTTCTATTTTATCGCCTATAAAGCCGATGCGCTGTTGGAAAAAGTTCGGTTCACGAGCCGTTACTATTTCGAGGGTGAAGAGATCGCACAAAGTAAGATCTCCGAACACGACGAGGTGGCGCAGTTCATCGCAGGAATCGAACGAAGCGAAAAAGGCTTTCAACGCGTTTTGAATCGGCAGAAGATCAAGCAGATCGTCAATTTTTTTGAGACCGTTGTGGCCCAGCCGATGATTCCCGGCACGGTGTTGCTGTTTACCGATGAAACACTTCGATTCCAAAAAATGGACGACTCGGAGTCAATCGGTCACTTGAGCGAACCCAAGGGAAAGTATCTGGTGATCGACGGACAACACCGCCTCGCCGGGCTTCACTTTTTCCATGAAAAACATCCCGATCAAAGCGCACAGGTCGAGGTGCCCTGCCTGTTGTTCGACGGCCGGAGCGCGGATTTCGCCACGGAAATGTTCGTCATCATCAACTCCACTCACACGCGAATCAACCGATCGCATTTGGTCGATCTCTATGAAAAGGTGTCATGGGAAAGTCCGGAGAAGAAATTCGCCGCCAAAGTCGCCGATCTCATGTACGGCGAGCCGGACTCGCCGTTGCAGTATAAGATCAATCGGCTCGGAGGACGGAGCAAACAGGAAAAGTGGATTCTGCAGTCCGAAGTCTTCAATGAGCTGTTGAAGGTCGTGACGGCCCATAAGCGCTGGATGGAGTCGCACCTTGGAATGAAGCCCGATCGGTGTTATGCCCTGGTGCGCGATTACCTCAAAGGGGTGAAGGACGTCATGGGCGAGGTCTGGGGGCAGAACGAGCGGTATATGTTCACTCGCGATGTGACACTCAAGGCGTTGATTCGTGTGCTGGATGATCTGATCGTGGATCGCAAGCTCATCAATGATTGGGACGAGCAACGCTCCCACAAGCCGTTTGCCGAGATCGTCAAGCCTTGGGCGCCTCTGACCAAGGACTTTCGTGCCGACGGCTTCTATGAGCGTTTCCCAGCCAAGGGGCAACTTGAACGAGTTCGGAAGATTCACCAGCGGTTGCTGGATGCGATTGTTGGATAAACGAAGAGGACTATCACCGGTTCTTCTCTTGCTGCTGGTCTTTGCAGATCTTCAGTCCGCTGCGGTGTGGGGGGCTGTCACTTCGGTGGCAGCTGAAACCGACAGGTTAGAGGTCGCGGCAGAGTCCGGCGGAGGAGTGCGTGCGACGGCGCATGTGCTCTTCCCGGCGAGTCCGGCCGTGGTTCAGGCGCTGTTGACTGATTATCGACATTGGCCCGATCTCTTCGAAGTTCGAATGCGGGTGGCCGAGTTGAATGTCCGAGATGGAGTGGCCACGGTCGACCTTCGTATCGATCATGCGTTGATGCCCGGCGAGCACCGGCTGGTCACGGAGTCAAAGGCTTTGCCGGATGGCGGCCTCGTGACCGAGCTGAAGGGCGGAGACTTCAAGCGCTATCATCGAGTATGGAGACTCCAGCCTGCCGGAGAGGGAAGCCAGACACGCGCCGATTTTGAACTGGTCGTTGAGATCGAGTCCATGGTGCCGGATTGGCTCGTGGCGGTCGCCATGCGTCAGGAGTTGGAAGCGCATTTCCGCATCGTCAAACAGAAGGCGTTGGATCATTCCAAGCGGCCGGGAACTTGATGCAGACCTCAGTCAGGAAGAGTTCTGGTGCACGGTCACTGTCCGGACTCTATGTCATTCTCGATCCTTCGATCAGTCCCCATCGCCCTCTGGTGGATGTCTTGAAGGTGTCCGCCGCAGCCGGTGCCAAGCTCTTTCAGTACCGAAACAAGACTGACTCGATGAAGGCGGCCTACGCTGAAGCGTCGGTGCTCAGGAATGTCGCGCGGGAACTCGGTGTGCTGTTCATCGTCAATGACCGCTGCGACCTGGCGCTGTCTGTGGATGCGGACGGAGTTCATCTCGGGCAGGGAGATCTTCCGCTCAGTCTTGCGCGAGCCGTGATGGGACCTGATAAGCTGATCGGTATCTCAACGCACAATCCGGAGCAGGTGTCGGCGGCGATTGCCG is a genomic window containing:
- a CDS encoding DGQHR domain-containing protein, with the protein product MLATRIKQKEGTFYFIAYKADALLEKVRFTSRYYFEGEEIAQSKISEHDEVAQFIAGIERSEKGFQRVLNRQKIKQIVNFFETVVAQPMIPGTVLLFTDETLRFQKMDDSESIGHLSEPKGKYLVIDGQHRLAGLHFFHEKHPDQSAQVEVPCLLFDGRSADFATEMFVIINSTHTRINRSHLVDLYEKVSWESPEKKFAAKVADLMYGEPDSPLQYKINRLGGRSKQEKWILQSEVFNELLKVVTAHKRWMESHLGMKPDRCYALVRDYLKGVKDVMGEVWGQNERYMFTRDVTLKALIRVLDDLIVDRKLINDWDEQRSHKPFAEIVKPWAPLTKDFRADGFYERFPAKGQLERVRKIHQRLLDAIVG
- a CDS encoding SRPBCC family protein, whose protein sequence is MDKRRGLSPVLLLLLVFADLQSAAVWGAVTSVAAETDRLEVAAESGGGVRATAHVLFPASPAVVQALLTDYRHWPDLFEVRMRVAELNVRDGVATVDLRIDHALMPGEHRLVTESKALPDGGLVTELKGGDFKRYHRVWRLQPAGEGSQTRADFELVVEIESMVPDWLVAVAMRQELEAHFRIVKQKALDHSKRPGT
- the thiE gene encoding thiamine phosphate synthase, which produces MLDPSISPHRPLVDVLKVSAAAGAKLFQYRNKTDSMKAAYAEASVLRNVARELGVLFIVNDRCDLALSVDADGVHLGQGDLPLSLARAVMGPDKLIGISTHNPEQVSAAIAGGPDYLGFGPIFKPSSKADHDPVVGIKGLKGIRLLTALPIFAIGGITLQDVEEVIRAGADGVAVISAILKAPNIQHAVNDFVLRIPAPTSPAS